The following proteins are co-located in the Bombus pascuorum chromosome 3, iyBomPasc1.1, whole genome shotgun sequence genome:
- the LOC132904903 gene encoding uncharacterized protein LOC132904903 isoform X1, with translation MNRTNFRVKLDLCKYYNDQHRFCWIFIDSTKMIDVNDIKGHIKTLFRINEPFDLFLNEIEYLPPNEDVRILKENETVLVLPKSPLSCTQLTNQLNVSVSNPVSSVDTSRQDSSAHPKQVEPISINSSSSKNPPQQEQLLINSRAIESSSMQQECPAAITNKLQNAKENTNTEVPYVCARRKRARRRRSSKLEQPPLVEEDKPSKANVINSEVVPLGKHVRFDNVDDKICLENPVTCPETITGAHTTVSPANELTNLLSMANNPTPPTFENNRAKNTVNAKGPSKEVNEVNASPANFSESIASIKELKGSKEFEDIDFETYPVMTTKPKINDVIAFKMLKIGTDFTPQVSNFIVGEVVSYNPEKSLYTYKVLKGLSELQVPVGKFNFVEESGEQVINDTIKLNYAQIMKPRLVSVSSTKYL, from the exons atgaatcgGACAAATTTCCGTGTAAAACTCGATTtgtgtaaatactataatgaTCAGCATCGTTTTTGTTGGATTTTTATTGACTCTACTAAAATGATAGATGTAAACGATATAAAAGGACATATTAAAACTCTGTTCCGCATTAATGAGCCATTTGATTTGTttctaaatgaaattgaatatttaccACCTAACGAGGACGTACGGATTTTAAAGGAGAATGAAACAGTTTT GGTTTTACCTAAGTCTCCACTAAGCTGTACTCAACTGACAAATCAGCTTAATGTATCTGTAAGCAACCCAGTTTCATCTGTAGACACAAGTAGACAAGATAGCTCTGCACATCCAAAACAAGTTGAaccaatatcgataaattcttCATCTTCAAAAAATCCACCTCAACAAGAGCAGTTGCTGATTAATTCTCGTGCTATAGAATCAAGTTCTATGCAACAGGAATGTCCAGCTGCTATAACAAACAAATTGCAAAATGCtaaagaaa aTACAAATACAGAAGTTCCTTATGTATGTGCAAGGAGAAAACGTGCAAGGAGACGGAGAAGCTCGAAACTTGAGCAGCCACCGTTAGTCGAAGAAGACAAACCTAGTAAAGCCAACGTTATAAATTCTGAAGTTGTCCCTCTTGGTAAACATGTTCGTTTTGATAACGTAGATGACAAAATTTGTCTAGAAAATCCAGTTACATGTCCAGAAACGATAACAGGAGCCCATACTACTGTATCACCTGCTAATGaacttacaaatttattatcaatggCTAATAATCCTACTCCACCTACCTTTGAGAACAACAGGGCAAAGAACACGGTGAATGCAAAGGGTCCAAGCAAAGAAGTAAATGAAGTCAATGCATCTCCTGCAAATTTCAGTGAAAGTATAGCTTCAATTAAGGAATTAAAAGGATCAAAAGAGTTTGAGGATATAGATTTTGAAACATATCCAGTCATGACAACAAaaccaaaaattaatgatGTTATAGCGTTTAAg ATGCTCAAAATTGGCACAGATTTTACACCGCAAGTATCAAACTTTATTGTTGGAGAAGTTGTATCTTATAATCCAGAAAAATCACTATACACCTATAAAGTATTAA AAGGCTTGTCAGAACTGCAAGTGCCAGTTGGAAAATTTAACTTTGTGGAAGAGTCAGGGGAACAAGTGATAAATgatacaattaaattaaattatgcaCAAATAATGAAACCTAGACTAGTGTCTGTATCAAGCactaaatatttgtaa
- the LOC132904802 gene encoding ras-related protein Rap-2a, with product MMKGRHQFRRRFSLQPSSLKEGQEDGTTKNIRNERLSESDSGGGKQVESSIRHKIVVMGAAKVGKSAIINQFLYNTFTPKYKRTVEEMHHGDFNVSGIHLTLDILDTSGSYEFPAMRDLSIKSADAFILVYDIHDANTFLEVKTLRTQILNTKGAVPIVVVGNKVDVTDSAQEVDTDSTRELVIMKWENGFVEVSAKENLNISQVFKELLIQAKLKYNLSPALRRRRRQSLPPPQHLNSRSSSAHVPSPAQLQHLQQIRERSESKRNSCILS from the exons ATGATGAAAGGTCGGCATCAATTTCGTCGTCGTTTCAGTCTACAACCATCGTCGTTGAAAGAGGGCCAGGAAGATGGAACGACGAAAAACATTAG aaatgaGAGACTGTCCGAGTCAGACAGCGGCGGTGGAAAACAGGTGGAGAGTTCCATACGACACAAGATCGTGGTGATGGGCGCCGCGAAAGTTGGCAAATCCGCGATAATTAACCAATTCCTTTACAACACATTCACACCAAAGTACAAGCGAACGGTAGAAGAGATGCATCACGGTGATTTCAATGTTTCCGGGATACATTTGACGCTCGACATCCTGGACACCTCAGGCTCGTACGAGTTTCCGGCTATGAGAGACCTATCCATCAAGTCTGCGGACGCGTTTATTCTCGTCTACGATATTCACGATGCTAATACGTTCCTCGAGGTGAAGACTCTGAGAACACAGATCCTAAACACCAAAGGCGCCGTGCCCATTGTTGTCGTTGGCAATAAAGTCGACGTGACCGACTCGGCACAAGAG GTGGACACGGACAGCACGAGAGAGCTAGTGATCATGAAATGGGAGAACGGCTTCGTAGAAGTGTCCGCCAAGGAGAACCTGAACATTTCGCAGGTGTTTAAGGAACTACTGATACAAGCGAAACTAAAATACAACTTGAGCCCAGCGTTGAGACGTCGTCGCCGACAATCATTGCCACCGCCGCAGCATTTGAATTCCCGTAGCAGCAGTGCTCACGTTCCATCGCCGGCGCAGCTACAGCATTTGCAGCAAATTCGTGAACGTTCCGAGTCCAAGAGGAATTCCTGTATTCTATCGTAA
- the LOC132904903 gene encoding uncharacterized protein LOC132904903 isoform X2 → MNRTNFRVKLDLCKYYNDQHRFCWIFIDSTKMIDVNDIKGHIKTLFRINEPFDLFLNEIEYLPPNEDVRILKENETVLVLPKSPLSCTQLTNQLNVSVSNPVSSVDTSRQDSSAHPKQVEPISINSSSSKNPPQQEQLLINSRAIESSSMQQECPAAITNKLQNAKENTNTEVPYVCARRKRARRRRSSKLEQPPLVEEDKPKNPVTCPETITGAHTTVSPANELTNLLSMANNPTPPTFENNRAKNTVNAKGPSKEVNEVNASPANFSESIASIKELKGSKEFEDIDFETYPVMTTKPKINDVIAFKMLKIGTDFTPQVSNFIVGEVVSYNPEKSLYTYKVLKGLSELQVPVGKFNFVEESGEQVINDTIKLNYAQIMKPRLVSVSSTKYL, encoded by the exons atgaatcgGACAAATTTCCGTGTAAAACTCGATTtgtgtaaatactataatgaTCAGCATCGTTTTTGTTGGATTTTTATTGACTCTACTAAAATGATAGATGTAAACGATATAAAAGGACATATTAAAACTCTGTTCCGCATTAATGAGCCATTTGATTTGTttctaaatgaaattgaatatttaccACCTAACGAGGACGTACGGATTTTAAAGGAGAATGAAACAGTTTT GGTTTTACCTAAGTCTCCACTAAGCTGTACTCAACTGACAAATCAGCTTAATGTATCTGTAAGCAACCCAGTTTCATCTGTAGACACAAGTAGACAAGATAGCTCTGCACATCCAAAACAAGTTGAaccaatatcgataaattcttCATCTTCAAAAAATCCACCTCAACAAGAGCAGTTGCTGATTAATTCTCGTGCTATAGAATCAAGTTCTATGCAACAGGAATGTCCAGCTGCTATAACAAACAAATTGCAAAATGCtaaagaaa aTACAAATACAGAAGTTCCTTATGTATGTGCAAGGAGAAAACGTGCAAGGAGACGGAGAAGCTCGAAACTTGAGCAGCCACCGTTAGTCGAAGAAGACAAACCTA AAAATCCAGTTACATGTCCAGAAACGATAACAGGAGCCCATACTACTGTATCACCTGCTAATGaacttacaaatttattatcaatggCTAATAATCCTACTCCACCTACCTTTGAGAACAACAGGGCAAAGAACACGGTGAATGCAAAGGGTCCAAGCAAAGAAGTAAATGAAGTCAATGCATCTCCTGCAAATTTCAGTGAAAGTATAGCTTCAATTAAGGAATTAAAAGGATCAAAAGAGTTTGAGGATATAGATTTTGAAACATATCCAGTCATGACAACAAaaccaaaaattaatgatGTTATAGCGTTTAAg ATGCTCAAAATTGGCACAGATTTTACACCGCAAGTATCAAACTTTATTGTTGGAGAAGTTGTATCTTATAATCCAGAAAAATCACTATACACCTATAAAGTATTAA AAGGCTTGTCAGAACTGCAAGTGCCAGTTGGAAAATTTAACTTTGTGGAAGAGTCAGGGGAACAAGTGATAAATgatacaattaaattaaattatgcaCAAATAATGAAACCTAGACTAGTGTCTGTATCAAGCactaaatatttgtaa